Proteins encoded within one genomic window of Longimicrobiaceae bacterium:
- a CDS encoding class I SAM-dependent methyltransferase, whose product MSCCGHCADAEDLFSRRAARRDLRRYRRRGPIPATRRLLRMLRREEVRGRVLLDVGGGIGAIQHELLREGLARAVHVDASTAYLQASGEEAARQGHRDRVEYHHGDFVDLAAELPEADVVTLDRVVCCYPDMPRLVEASASKARHLYGLSYPRRRWATRAAFAAGNLFFRLRGSAFRTYLHPPEAIAAELRRQGLQCIAQDRTFLWHVALYRRVQA is encoded by the coding sequence ATGAGCTGCTGCGGCCACTGTGCGGACGCGGAGGACCTCTTCAGCCGGAGGGCGGCGCGGCGTGACCTGCGGCGCTACCGCAGGCGCGGACCGATCCCCGCCACGCGGCGCCTGCTCCGGATGCTCCGGCGGGAGGAGGTCCGCGGCCGGGTGCTGCTCGACGTCGGCGGCGGGATCGGCGCCATCCAGCACGAGCTGCTGCGGGAGGGGCTCGCCCGCGCGGTGCACGTGGACGCTTCCACGGCGTACCTGCAGGCCTCCGGGGAGGAGGCCGCCCGGCAGGGGCACCGCGACCGCGTGGAATACCACCACGGCGACTTCGTCGACCTCGCCGCGGAGCTGCCGGAGGCGGACGTGGTCACGCTGGACCGGGTGGTCTGCTGCTATCCCGACATGCCGCGCCTGGTCGAGGCCTCCGCGTCGAAGGCGCGCCACCTGTACGGCCTCAGCTATCCCCGGCGGCGGTGGGCCACCCGCGCGGCGTTCGCGGCCGGCAACCTCTTCTTCCGGCTGCGCGGCAGCGCCTTCCGCACCTACCTGCATCCGCCCGAGGCGATCGCGGCCGAGCTCCGGAGGCAGGGGCTGCAGTGCATCGCCCAGGACCGCACCTTCCTCTGGCACGTGGCGCTGTATCGCCGCGTGCAGGCATAG